DNA from Mycolicibacterium alvei:
ATCGAGGGCGGCTGCGTTCGATTCGTCATAGTCGTCATCGTCATCCGGAGAAAGTGGCGGAAAATCACCCACCGTGGCGGCCCCTTTCAGTACGCGTAGGAGCTGTCCGGATCAGGCTTGTCGAACCACGAACCCGATGGCAGGAATTCGATCAAACCGTCCAAGGCCCGCTGCAGGTTGTCCCTGGTCCCGGTCAGGAAGCTGCCGTAGAGCTCCCCGTTCACCCGACGCGGAATGGACACGATGCGTCCCTGCTTCGAGTCCAGCACACCGGCGGCCACGTCGACCTGGGCGATGGTGCCACCCGGATTCCGCTCGGACACCACGAGTTCCACCCAGCTCTCGGGCTCGGAGATGATGTTCGCGTAGACCCGGGCCGAGGTCGGCGGGATGCCGTAGCCCGTCAGCTCGTCGGCGGTTCTGCAACTGGCGAGGGTCGCCGCGACCCCGGTCAACGGCTCGACACTGGCGGGCTGGCCTTCGCCGAGCACGGTCATCACCATGCCGGCCAGACCCACCTGCGCGGCCACCCGCTGCAGCACCAGCATGTCGTTGTCGCGGGCCGCGACCACGTGCCGACCGCCCTTGCGGCACACCACGAATCGGATCATCTTGCCGCCGAGGTCGCGCCGCCACCAGCGCCCCTCCAGGGTCCGCTCGGGCCGGCTCAAGGTGTCGAGCATCGCCGCCACCTCGGGGTGGGGGTTGCCGAACACATCCAGCACGCCCTGGGCCGTGAGATCACGGGTCACCTGTTCCCACACGACCGCGCGCAGATCAGGCTGCGGGATGTTCAACCGGATTCCCATCGAGGGCGGGAAGTCGGTCAACCCCAGCTTGTCGGCGACC
Protein-coding regions in this window:
- a CDS encoding ESX secretion-associated protein EspG; the protein is MTTPFGADANVQAIDDVVGVELTIDGILVVADKLGLTDFPPSMGIRLNIPQPDLRAVVWEQVTRDLTAQGVLDVFGNPHPEVAAMLDTLSRPERTLEGRWWRRDLGGKMIRFVVCRKGGRHVVAARDNDMLVLQRVAAQVGLAGMVMTVLGEGQPASVEPLTGVAATLASCRTADELTGYGIPPTSARVYANIISEPESWVELVVSERNPGGTIAQVDVAAGVLDSKQGRIVSIPRRVNGELYGSFLTGTRDNLQRALDGLIEFLPSGSWFDKPDPDSSYAY